The DNA segment CATCGAATCCCCGCAGCGTGATCACCATCTCGTTCAGGGCGTTTCCCGCGGACCCGAGGTCCTTGTTGCGCACCCCTTCGAGCATGTTGTCCGACAGCTCGGTGAGGTGTTGCTGTGCGTTCGAGCCGAAGAAGATGATCGAGTTGCTGTCTTTGATGTCGATCTCTCCGGCGAGCGAGTCGACCCGATCGGCATCTTCGGCCGGCAACTGTTCGAGCGGCACGACGACCGCTTCGACCTCCTTCAGGTGCGGTGTCTCGAACAGATTGGAATCGATGTCTTGCGCGGTTGCGGTGGGCTTTTCGCTCATGATGCTCTCCGGGTTCTGTGACCTGCGGTCTCCGTCGAACCGACGGGTCGCGTATTTTTCCGAATCCAATCGATTGTGTGGTACTCGTGCGCAATTCTGAGGAGTCATGCGCTGGTGGACTGCGCTGTGCTTGTCCACCCTACCCCTCTCCTGACCGTACGAAATCATGCCGGGTAGGGTGGACAAGCGCAGTTCAGCGCAGTCCACCATTGCTGTCCAGGATGGACGCTATATGACCCCTTCCCGCTTGAGCTGCGTCGCCAGCACCTCGATCTGCACGTCCAGATCGAACACATCGTTCCTGAGCAGCTTTTCGTGCTGCTCGTCGAATACCTGCTCGATCGTGTCGAGGACGTTGCGGAAGTTCTGCTCGAGGTCCTCCGCGCCAGGATGCCGGTGAGTCTTCGCAAAGCCCTCGGTAACCTTCCGCGCCCCCTCCAGATAGGTGTTCAGGAACTTGCGCGCGCGCCGCAGGTCGCGCGGGTCGTCCTCGATGACGCCGAGGATCCCCCGGGCCTGTCCGGCGATATGCGAAAGGCGTTCCTTCAGTTCGGCGTTGTCGATTTCGCGGGCGGCGGATTCGATGCCGCGGATGCGCCCCTCCGCCTCTTCCAACGCCTCGACGACCTCCGCGGTGGTATACCCGGAACCGGTGAACGTGACCTTCTCCGCCCTGGGGTCGAAACCGTAGGTCAGATAGACCCCCAGTAACGCCACCAGCCCATAGGAGACGGCCATGATCAGGGACTCGTCCGCGCCGAACCAGGCGACCAGGGCTGTCGCGGCCGAGATCAGGATGGTGCCGATGAGTTTGAGCGGGATCCTGGGCGGTACGGCGATCTTCCGGCTCTCGTAGTCCTTCTCCGCGGCAAGCCCCACCCGCATGCCGAGGGCCCCGGCGAGGAACAGGGCAGAGACCAGGCTGCCGGCGAAAAAACCGCCAAAAGTGCCCTTGGCGAGGGCGACCACGGTGGCGAACAGGGCGGGCAGCGGCAGGATGAACAGAAGCAGGCCGCGCGTGCGCACCGAAGCGGGTTCCCGCGTGTAGGGACGCGAGTGCTTGCCCGGCTCGAAACCGTCCGGCGATCCGGCCCGATCGCTCACGAGCCAGCCTCCGCGCGTCCTTCCTGAGGATATGCACGTCCGACCGTCTGCTCCCCCCCCGTGTCATTCCCCGAGAACTGCTGTAACAGCGCCTGACAGCTCGCCAGCCAGATGGAAACGACCATCAGAAATACGCCAATCGAGCGGCGCAGCACGACTTTGCTTTGAATGGACATAGACCACGGCCTCTAAGCTTTCAAAAAGTACATTTATCGCTTTGTTTTGTATAGATTATTCAGACTTACCACTACAGCCTGAACAATTTTCGCGGCAGTAGTCCAACTAACGTCCGAATATTACCCCCAAGGAGCCTGCCATGTCCCTACCCGATCCCTACGACCTCATCGAGAGAGATGACGATGGACGCGCCCGACTGAATGCGAAGCAGGCCGCGTTCGAGCGGTTCGCCGGCAATTGGTAGACGTACTTGTGAAGCAGTAACCAAGTCCATGCGGGCACCCTCTGTCGGACTTGCAGACAGCTTCAAGCTACCGCTGAAACCGCCGCCCGCTAGAGCGCAGGGTCGCAGGCGGTCAAACCGATAACCTGAGCGGACTTGGTGCCTGCAGGGGCCGTGCTACCGGTAGGGGGAAGATTCTCGTGCAAAAGGTATCGCTCAAGCGATAGGTTTTCGGCTACCCGTGGCCCCCCGTGCGCGCGGGGGTTGGATATTCTTGACCCGGATCAAATATTGGCTCTACTGATGGCGGGA comes from the Gammaproteobacteria bacterium genome and includes:
- a CDS encoding 5-bromo-4-chloroindolyl phosphate hydrolysis family protein, which translates into the protein MSDRAGSPDGFEPGKHSRPYTREPASVRTRGLLLFILPLPALFATVVALAKGTFGGFFAGSLVSALFLAGALGMRVGLAAEKDYESRKIAVPPRIPLKLIGTILISAATALVAWFGADESLIMAVSYGLVALLGVYLTYGFDPRAEKVTFTGSGYTTAEVVEALEEAEGRIRGIESAAREIDNAELKERLSHIAGQARGILGVIEDDPRDLRRARKFLNTYLEGARKVTEGFAKTHRHPGAEDLEQNFRNVLDTIEQVFDEQHEKLLRNDVFDLDVQIEVLATQLKREGVI